One segment of Sphingobacteriales bacterium DNA contains the following:
- a CDS encoding VWA domain-containing protein, with protein MELETVTQKRWRLLLGSDAQEALPCDLSNNELGIDKSLQALYDSDRKGGLGASSPQVSRWLGDIRTYFPSSVVKIIQQDALKRLNLTALLTEPELLDGIVPDVHLVANLMSLSKLIPEKTKATAKQVIKKVVDELMQRLSASTQQAISGSLNRAFRNRHPKINEINWNETIKANLKHYQAAYKTIVPETLIGYGRKRKSLKNIVLCIDQSGSMGTSVVYSGIFGAVMASIPAIKTNMVVFDTEVADLSEQLQDPVELLFGVQLGGGTDIDKALSYCQQIISRPNDTILVLISDLYEGGNAAEMRKRIAQIAASGVQMLVLLALNDEGAPYYDHANAEYCAALQIPVFACTPDLFPELMASAISKQDIPTWASSQNIKIA; from the coding sequence GTGGAACTTGAAACTGTCACCCAAAAACGTTGGCGTTTGCTCTTGGGCAGCGATGCACAGGAAGCCTTGCCCTGCGATTTGAGCAACAACGAATTGGGAATTGATAAAAGTTTACAGGCTCTTTACGACAGCGACCGCAAAGGCGGTTTGGGGGCTTCTTCGCCACAGGTATCGCGTTGGTTGGGCGATATACGCACTTATTTCCCGAGCAGCGTGGTAAAGATTATCCAGCAAGATGCCCTCAAACGCCTCAATCTCACTGCCTTACTTACCGAACCCGAACTATTAGACGGTATCGTTCCCGATGTTCATTTGGTGGCAAATCTGATGAGTTTGAGTAAATTGATACCCGAAAAAACTAAAGCTACCGCCAAACAGGTCATCAAAAAAGTAGTAGATGAATTGATGCAGCGATTGTCGGCGAGTACTCAGCAGGCAATATCCGGCAGCCTGAACCGCGCTTTCCGCAATCGTCACCCAAAAATCAATGAAATCAACTGGAACGAAACCATTAAAGCCAACCTCAAACATTATCAGGCAGCCTATAAAACCATCGTTCCCGAAACACTCATCGGCTACGGCAGAAAAAGAAAATCGCTAAAAAATATTGTTTTGTGTATAGACCAAAGCGGTTCTATGGGTACTTCGGTGGTGTATTCGGGGATTTTTGGGGCGGTGATGGCATCTATCCCCGCCATTAAAACCAATATGGTGGTATTTGATACAGAAGTTGCCGACCTCAGCGAGCAACTCCAAGATCCGGTAGAATTGCTGTTTGGTGTGCAGTTGGGCGGCGGCACGGATATTGATAAAGCCCTGAGCTACTGCCAGCAAATCATCTCGCGCCCCAACGACACGATTTTGGTACTCATATCTGACCTGTACGAAGGCGGCAATGCGGCAGAAATGCGCAAACGCATCGCACAAATTGCTGCTTCGGGTGTGCAGATGTTGGTGCTGCTCGCGCTCAACGATGAAGGTGCGCCTTATTACGACCACGCCAACGCCGAATATTGTGCCGCTTTACAAATTCCCGTTTTTGCCTGTACCCCCGATTTATTTCCCGAACTGATGGCAAGTGCTATCAGCAAACAAGATATTCCCACTTGGGCGAGCAGCCAAAACATCAAAATAGCCTAA
- a CDS encoding nucleoside deaminase codes for MNTTFMQEAIRLSIDNVESGRGGPFGAVVVKNGEIIARGANSVTAAKDPTAHAEVVAIRNACAVLGTFQLEGCEIYSSCEPCPMCLGAIYWARPDRLYFANGKADAAAIDFDDQFIYEEIAKPLEKRSIFTQQIMRDEALEAFKKWAESTQKISY; via the coding sequence ATGAACACTACTTTCATGCAAGAAGCCATACGCCTTTCAATAGATAATGTAGAAAGCGGGCGTGGTGGTCCCTTTGGGGCTGTGGTGGTAAAAAATGGCGAAATCATTGCGCGGGGGGCTAACAGCGTTACGGCTGCCAAGGACCCCACCGCCCACGCCGAAGTGGTGGCTATCCGCAATGCCTGTGCCGTACTGGGGACTTTTCAGTTGGAGGGCTGCGAAATTTACAGCAGCTGCGAACCCTGCCCGATGTGTTTGGGAGCTATTTATTGGGCGCGCCCCGACCGCCTCTATTTTGCCAACGGAAAAGCCGATGCCGCCGCCATTGATTTTGACGACCAGTTTATTTACGAAGAAATCGCCAAACCTTTGGAAAAAAGAAGTATTTTCACACAGCAGATAATGCGCGATGAGGCTTTGGAGGCTTTTAAAAAATGGGCGGAAAGCACACAGAAAATCAGCTATTAA
- a CDS encoding helix-turn-helix transcriptional regulator, producing MNNLGKNIRHLRELRNYTQAYVASQLGISQRAYSKIEQCADNISMKRLQHIAQILSVSVKDIIDFEDKLSRILTIPTENILKLL from the coding sequence ATGAATAATTTAGGAAAAAACATTCGTCATTTACGCGAGTTACGCAATTATACACAAGCGTATGTAGCAAGCCAATTGGGTATTTCTCAACGTGCTTATAGTAAAATAGAGCAATGTGCCGATAATATCTCTATGAAACGTCTGCAACATATTGCACAAATACTAAGTGTATCCGTAAAAGACATTATAGATTTTGAAGATAAATTATCTCGTATCCTAACGATTCCTACAGAAAATATATTGAAACTTCTGTAA
- a CDS encoding tetratricopeptide repeat protein codes for MNSRHFIAFCLLIAAHVSLFAQYTAVYQEGNSLYRQGSEAFERENYSLAQQKFEEFLALPANAATHITDHDDRIAAAFKAAICAKKLRHPNTVHLLTEFTRNYGNNRQYLSRANYELVQIFFKKKEFAGIIALENQTYPQDLTSKESNQLHFMVAYGYLVSKNFDKAKERFEKIAGKGEYGGDANYYLGFIEYDKKEYDKALQYFRAAEQEKKYQAAMPYYITLIMFQKKDYGGVISYAEPKLSNKGLKYERELRKMVGQVYYEQQNYQKALPHLQYYVEKSAKVSKEDLYILGFTQYQFGLYDKAIANFLELNTLQDSIGQNAMYHLADCYLKTNEKEKALASFESAARLSFDAEIKEAAIFNTGKVAYELQQYSKAINTLKDFIFAYPNSRYSGEAQDLLGKLFDTSKNYVEAIEIIEKIPNKTSALQVAYQRVTFNRGVDLFNSRDYDNALINFDKSLQYSQDRNLNALANFWKAEILFKNNRFSDAITAYSNYITSNPSSLTYTDANVGTANYSIGYCYFKQRNFAQAGDYFDRSATGLQQSNRERLLADAILRSGDCYFMQKNYPKAQQRYDEVVQRGGSGADYALYQTGMIFGLNKNYTQKINTLQKVKSNYTNSDFADDAVYQTAVTYALQEDHRSAIASYRQLIESYPDSKYYATALNEIGLAYYNLGMFNEALQAYQRLISEQPDLPEAKEALTNIRDVYLSLGKSDEYFDFLKRAPVQVQSTASQQEKDLYQFAEVAFERGDCTVAIRDFTKYINSYPYGSNALYAHFYRGECLYANKQYTDAQPDYDYVLQSNSNLFREKAMDKAARIAFYINKNYASAYDYYKQILKNNSSNKETQAEALRGMVRTCYELRKFSELETYGKQLLASNDVSHEHAAEAHYYLGKMYIEQSKWSDAKSKMEQVAKANTNEMGAEARYWLAYIAFKQNELDKSKDACYRVDRETPGFVYWVAKAFVLLGDIYEKKNDFYQAKATYQSVADNYTGDPDLMAEAREKLQKAEAKLRSNSKLDSGDKTKELEMDESGGE; via the coding sequence CACCCATATCACCGACCACGACGACCGCATTGCTGCTGCCTTCAAAGCGGCGATTTGTGCCAAAAAACTGCGCCACCCCAACACGGTGCATCTACTCACCGAATTTACGCGCAACTACGGCAACAACCGCCAATACCTCAGCCGCGCTAACTACGAGTTGGTACAAATTTTTTTCAAAAAGAAAGAATTTGCCGGCATCATCGCCCTCGAAAACCAAACATACCCGCAGGATTTGACGAGCAAAGAAAGCAACCAACTGCATTTTATGGTGGCTTACGGCTATTTGGTTTCCAAAAATTTTGACAAAGCCAAAGAACGTTTTGAAAAAATAGCGGGCAAAGGCGAATATGGCGGCGATGCCAATTATTATCTCGGATTTATTGAATACGATAAAAAAGAATACGACAAGGCTCTGCAGTATTTCAGAGCCGCCGAGCAGGAAAAGAAATATCAGGCGGCGATGCCATATTACATCACGCTCATTATGTTTCAGAAAAAAGATTACGGCGGCGTTATCAGCTATGCCGAGCCGAAACTCAGCAACAAAGGGCTGAAATACGAGCGCGAACTGCGCAAAATGGTGGGGCAGGTGTATTATGAACAGCAAAACTATCAGAAAGCATTGCCGCATTTGCAGTATTATGTAGAAAAATCAGCCAAAGTGAGCAAAGAAGATTTATATATTCTCGGATTTACGCAATATCAATTTGGTTTGTATGATAAAGCCATTGCCAACTTTTTGGAACTCAACACTTTGCAGGATAGCATCGGGCAAAATGCTATGTATCATTTGGCAGATTGTTATTTAAAAACCAACGAAAAAGAAAAAGCCTTGGCTTCTTTTGAAAGTGCCGCACGTCTTTCTTTTGATGCCGAAATCAAGGAAGCGGCGATTTTTAACACCGGAAAAGTAGCTTATGAACTCCAACAATATTCAAAAGCTATCAACACCCTAAAAGATTTTATTTTTGCTTATCCTAATTCGCGCTACTCTGGCGAAGCACAGGATTTGCTCGGCAAACTTTTTGATACTTCCAAAAATTACGTCGAAGCCATTGAAATTATTGAAAAAATACCCAATAAAACTTCCGCTTTGCAGGTGGCATATCAGCGCGTCACTTTCAATAGAGGTGTGGATTTGTTCAATAGCCGCGATTATGACAATGCTTTGATTAATTTTGATAAATCGCTGCAATATTCGCAAGACCGCAACCTGAATGCTTTGGCAAATTTTTGGAAAGCCGAAATTTTATTCAAAAACAACCGCTTTTCCGATGCCATTACTGCATACAGCAATTATATCACCTCCAACCCTTCGTCGCTCACCTATACCGATGCCAACGTAGGAACTGCCAATTATTCTATTGGCTACTGCTATTTTAAACAGCGAAATTTTGCACAGGCAGGCGACTACTTCGACCGCTCCGCCACCGGATTGCAGCAGAGCAACCGCGAACGCCTCCTCGCCGATGCTATTTTGCGTAGCGGCGACTGCTATTTTATGCAAAAAAATTATCCAAAAGCCCAGCAACGCTACGACGAAGTGGTGCAGCGCGGTGGCAGCGGCGCGGATTATGCGCTGTATCAAACGGGTATGATTTTCGGATTGAATAAAAATTATACACAAAAAATAAATACACTCCAAAAAGTAAAAAGCAACTACACCAACTCCGATTTTGCAGATGATGCCGTGTATCAAACGGCAGTGACCTACGCTTTGCAGGAAGACCACCGCAGTGCCATTGCTTCCTACCGCCAGTTGATAGAATCGTATCCCGACAGCAAATACTATGCTACCGCCCTCAACGAAATAGGTTTGGCATATTACAATTTGGGTATGTTTAATGAAGCATTGCAAGCCTACCAACGCCTCATCAGCGAGCAGCCCGATTTGCCCGAAGCCAAAGAAGCCCTCACGAATATACGCGATGTGTATTTGTCATTAGGCAAAAGCGATGAATATTTTGATTTTCTCAAACGCGCTCCCGTTCAGGTGCAGAGTACCGCCTCGCAGCAGGAAAAAGATTTGTATCAGTTTGCCGAAGTAGCTTTTGAGCGCGGCGACTGTACTGTTGCTATCCGCGATTTTACTAAATATATCAATAGCTATCCTTACGGCTCTAATGCACTGTATGCGCATTTTTATCGCGGCGAGTGCCTGTATGCCAACAAACAATACACCGATGCCCAGCCCGACTACGATTATGTATTGCAAAGCAACAGCAATTTATTTCGCGAAAAAGCAATGGATAAAGCAGCGCGTATCGCTTTTTATATCAATAAAAACTATGCTTCGGCGTATGATTATTACAAACAGATTCTCAAAAACAACAGCAGCAACAAAGAAACACAAGCGGAAGCATTGCGCGGTATGGTGCGCACCTGCTACGAACTGCGCAAATTCAGCGAGCTTGAAACTTACGGCAAACAACTGCTGGCAAGCAATGACGTAAGCCACGAACACGCCGCCGAAGCACATTATTATTTAGGAAAAATGTATATAGAGCAAAGCAAATGGAGCGATGCCAAAAGTAAAATGGAACAAGTTGCCAAAGCCAATACGAACGAGATGGGCGCAGAAGCCCGTTATTGGCTGGCTTATATTGCTTTTAAACAAAATGAACTCGATAAATCTAAAGATGCCTGTTATCGTGTGGACAGAGAAACTCCCGGATTTGTATATTGGGTAGCCAAAGCTTTTGTTTTGTTAGGGGATATTTATGAAAAAAAGAACGACTTCTATCAAGCTAAAGCCACTTATCAGAGCGTTGCCGACAACTATACCGGCGATCCCGATTTGATGGCAGAAGCCCGCGAAAAACTCCAAAAAGCAGAAGCCAAATTGCGCTCTAACTCTAAATTGGATAGCGGCGACAAAACCAAAGAATTGGAAATGGACGAAAGCGGCGGCGAATAA
- a CDS encoding ATP-binding cassette domain-containing protein, whose amino-acid sequence MAVEVQGLNKRFGQQQAVSNVSFSLRNGEVVGFLGPNGAGKSSTLRMISGYLQADSGDIQINGIDAARQPIQARRHIGYLPEHNPLYLEMYVREYLQSVAAIYRLPQARTRIEEVIATTGLSPESNKKIGQLSKGYRQRVGLAQAILHNPPVLILDEPTSGLDPNQLHDIRQLIRNLGKEKTVLFSTHILQEVQAVCDRIIIINQGKIVADDPTDRIMARVAGQVSFLAEFAEIISSERLRQYFGEATIRQGDTPQIWHFSSASNEDLRAAIYRFSVANGFTLLTLQKEQSNLEDIFKKLTGAN is encoded by the coding sequence ATGGCAGTTGAAGTACAAGGATTAAATAAACGCTTCGGACAACAACAAGCTGTGAGCAATGTAAGTTTTTCGTTGCGAAACGGGGAAGTAGTAGGTTTTTTGGGACCCAACGGGGCAGGAAAGAGCAGCACCTTGCGTATGATAAGCGGCTATTTGCAGGCAGATAGCGGCGATATTCAGATAAATGGCATAGATGCTGCCCGACAACCCATACAGGCACGTCGCCACATCGGTTATTTGCCCGAGCACAATCCTTTGTATTTGGAAATGTATGTGCGGGAATATTTGCAATCGGTGGCAGCTATTTATCGCCTTCCGCAAGCACGCACCCGCATTGAAGAAGTCATTGCTACCACCGGTTTGTCGCCGGAAAGCAACAAAAAAATCGGGCAGTTGTCAAAAGGCTATCGTCAGCGCGTGGGCTTGGCGCAGGCGATTCTGCACAACCCGCCCGTATTGATTTTGGACGAACCCACCTCCGGCTTAGACCCCAACCAACTGCACGATATTCGCCAGCTCATTCGCAATTTGGGAAAAGAAAAAACGGTCTTGTTTAGCACACATATTTTGCAAGAAGTACAGGCTGTTTGCGACCGTATCATCATCATCAATCAAGGAAAAATAGTGGCAGATGACCCCACCGACCGAATTATGGCGCGGGTGGCGGGGCAGGTATCTTTTTTGGCAGAATTTGCCGAAATAATTTCTTCGGAACGCCTCCGGCAATATTTCGGCGAAGCCACTATAAGGCAGGGCGACACACCTCAGATTTGGCATTTCAGCAGTGCCTCCAACGAGGATTTACGCGCCGCCATCTATCGTTTTTCCGTAGCCAACGGGTTTACTTTGCTTACCCTTCAAAAAGAGCAAAGCAATTTGGAAGACATTTTTAAAAAACTAACCGGTGCCAATTAA